A genomic region of Castor canadensis chromosome 16, mCasCan1.hap1v2, whole genome shotgun sequence contains the following coding sequences:
- the LOC141417942 gene encoding LOW QUALITY PROTEIN: melanoma inhibitory activity protein 2-like (The sequence of the model RefSeq protein was modified relative to this genomic sequence to represent the inferred CDS: substituted 1 base at 1 genomic stop codon), translated as MDGPKTVHQMYLGLVLKEFCGVVTTDPEELRPKPYDFPWELVIYVAIIGLLSVLLLLWRSFESTRSRFYTRREKHLAMKLSGLIEEKCKLLEKLSLLQKQHDALESSLKDTAYTKLEISKLKLEEILLLGNQLIEEKSKHCKQVELNVEMSKMIHSLEDESKHLKSKVAKAKITLRILQINEAHLKDSATDVLKENTKLQESCKQLLXDAEALKEQVSELNKQKIKVEESVAHAEQLVNAKEDHIRSLTECLLKTKVWAILEEHMTHNGPLQSEMKSGSGNGALLDNQTEDALRKLIYAVKLNTSLKSLEQKRNQVYTQLCDVEKASEALTERIKNIQFEQEILRSENTQLEVENKKLWQNVKKIKELYEENGMKFYRKFMAEDHYQRDLEKKVSKAEEKMRQAAEDLETCKNVARELKEKLERTNHYYQKQIVSYEQKAHFNSLEVLAAEKQLKYFRKVNASKRQKLLKMHLEFEHLEKCGTSNAACDRERFLRDPSPLGQPSS; from the coding sequence ATGGATGGGCCCAAGACTGTTCATCAGATGTACTTGGGGCTGGTCCTAAAGGAATTTTGTGGGGTTGTAACAACAGATCCTGAAGAACTGAGACCAAAGCCCTATGATTTTCCATGGGAGCTAGTGATATATGTAGCTATTATTGGACTTTTGTCTGTTCTGTTGCTTTTGTGGAGAAGTTTTGAATCCACTCGAAGCCGCTTTTacacaagaagagaaaaacatcttGCTATGAAGCTTTCTGGActgattgaagaaaaatgtaagttaCTTGAAAAACTTAGTCTTCTTCAGAAACAGCACGATGCCTTAGAGTCATCTTTAAAGGATACAGCCTATACAAAGTTGGAAATATCCAAGTTGAAACTGGAGGAAATTCTCCTTCTAGGAAACCAGCTGATAGAAGAGAAATCTAAACATTGTAAACAAGTTGAGTTGAATGTGGAAATGTCAAAAATGATACATTCCCTGGAGGATGAGTCAAAACATCTCAAATCAAAAGTAGCTAAAGCCAAAATAACTTTAAGAATACTTCAGATCAATGAAGCACATCTTAAGGACTCAGCAACAGATGTTTTGAAGGAAAACACCAAACTGCAAGAAAGCTGTAAGCAGCTTTTATGAGATGCAGAAGCACTCAAGGAACAAGTGAGTGaacttaataaacagaaaattaaagttgAAGAGTCTGTGGCACATGCAGAACAACTTGTAAATGCCAAGGAAGATCACATCAGGTCTCTAACTGAATGCTTGCTAAAGACAAAAGTCTGGGCTATTCTTGAAGAACACATGACACATAATGGTCCCTTGCAATCAGAAATGAAGAGTGGATCAGGAAATGGTGCTCTCTTAGATAACCAGACAGAAGACGCTTTGAGAAAGCTGATATATGCTGTGAAGTTAAATACTTCTTTAAAATCCTTAGAACAAAAACGTAACCAAGTTTATACACAGTTGTGTGATGTTGAGAAAGCAAGTGAAGCTCTTACAGAGCGTATTAAAAACATCCAGTTTGAACAAGAAATTTTACGGTCTGAAAATACACAGTTGGAAGTTGAGAATAAGAAGCTTTGGCAGAAtgttaagaaaattaaagaactGTATGAAGAGAATGGAATGAAATTCTACAGGAAATTTATGGCAGAGGACCATTACCAGCGAGACCTGGAGAAGAAAGTttccaaagcagaagaaaagatgagACAGGCAGCTGAAGACCTGGAGACCTGTAAAAATGTAGCCAGAGAGCTCAAAGAAAAATTGGAGAGAACCAATCATTATTATCAAAAGCAGATTGTTTCATATGAACAAAAAGCTCATTTTAATTCATTGGAAGTCCTGGCTgctgaaaaacaactcaagtatTTTAGGAAAGTCAATGCCAGCAAGAGACAAAAGTTACTTAAAATGCATTTGGAATTTGAGCATTTAGAGAAATGTGGTACTTCAAATGCAGCCTGTGACAGAGAGCGTTTTCTTCGTGATCCCTCACCATTGGGTCAACCTTCATCATAA